A part of Marinobacter psychrophilus genomic DNA contains:
- the cmoB gene encoding tRNA 5-methoxyuridine(34)/uridine 5-oxyacetic acid(34) synthase CmoB: MSYFNWQTCYDDLFKHLEQQNHGAWATQIRQQLTQRFDETPHGDVPRWQNALNLLPPLPNVQPRLDAPAVTLRVGQTLTREQSADLETGLRGLMPWRKGPFDFFGIAIDTEWRSDWKWNRVAPFLADLHGRQVLDVGCGSGYHCWRMHGAGAARVIGIDPGLLFLFQFLAVKNYLNDAPVDLLPLRIEDLPLKLQAFDTTFSMGVLYHRRSPLDHLLELKDTLRNGGELVLETLIIEGPEGASMMPEDRYGQMRNVWFLPSCATLLRWLDRCGFVNARVVDVTATSTEEQRSTDWMRFNSLQDFLDPDDPSRTIEGYPGPLRATLIANKPN; encoded by the coding sequence ATGAGCTATTTCAACTGGCAGACCTGTTATGACGACCTGTTCAAACACCTTGAGCAGCAGAATCATGGCGCTTGGGCCACGCAGATTCGTCAGCAGCTGACTCAACGCTTTGATGAAACGCCTCACGGCGACGTTCCACGCTGGCAAAATGCGTTGAATTTACTGCCGCCGCTGCCGAATGTGCAACCCAGACTGGATGCACCTGCCGTGACCCTGCGCGTCGGCCAAACCCTGACCCGGGAACAATCTGCAGATCTGGAAACGGGATTACGGGGCTTGATGCCCTGGCGCAAAGGCCCGTTTGATTTTTTTGGAATCGCGATTGATACCGAGTGGCGCTCAGACTGGAAATGGAACCGAGTGGCTCCGTTTCTGGCTGACCTGCACGGGCGCCAGGTGCTGGACGTTGGTTGCGGCTCTGGCTATCACTGTTGGCGCATGCACGGCGCCGGCGCCGCGCGGGTGATTGGCATTGATCCGGGACTGTTATTTCTCTTCCAGTTTTTAGCGGTAAAAAACTATCTAAACGATGCCCCGGTGGACCTGCTACCACTTCGCATTGAGGACTTGCCGCTAAAACTCCAGGCCTTTGATACTACTTTTTCTATGGGCGTTTTGTATCACCGACGCTCGCCACTGGACCATCTGCTGGAACTTAAAGACACCCTGCGCAATGGTGGTGAGTTGGTGCTAGAAACCCTGATAATAGAGGGCCCGGAAGGCGCCAGCATGATGCCGGAAGATCGCTACGGCCAAATGCGCAACGTCTGGTTTCTGCCCAGTTGCGCTACTCTGCTGCGCTGGCTAGACCGTTGTGGTTTTGTCAATGCACGGGTGGTGGATGTGACGGCCACCAGCACCGAAGAACAACGCAGTACCGACTGGATGCGGTTCAATTCACTACAGGACTTTCTCGATCCCGATGACCCCTCTCGCACCATCGAAGGTTATCCCGGCCCGCTAAGAGCGACCCTGATTGCGAACAAACCCAACTAA
- a CDS encoding adenylosuccinate synthase yields MGKNVVVLGTQWGDEGKGKIVDLLTEKVAAVVRFQGGHNAGHTLVIEGKKTALHLIPSGILRQDVQCLIGNGVVLSPEALLKEVRELESNGVAVRDRLKISLACPLILRTHVRIDVAREHARGNDKIGTTGRGIGPAYEDKVSRRGLRVGDLCNMANFEVKLREIMSYHNFVLTEYFKEEAEDVDAALAELRQMGEEILPMAADVTDLLHDYRKRGEHIMFEGAQGSLLDIDLGTYPYVTSSNTTAGGTATGSGFGPLFLDYVLGITKAYTTRVGAGPFPTELFDEMGKYLSVKGNEVGTTTGRARRCGWFDAVALRHAIQINSVSGICLTKLDVLDGMDVVKVCIGYKTPNGEITRPPIGCDTYKDIEPIYVDLPGWHESTVGLTRLDQLPENARAYIRFLEEQIEAPIDIISTGPDRVETIVLRHPFGE; encoded by the coding sequence ATGGGCAAAAACGTTGTTGTGCTGGGTACCCAATGGGGTGACGAGGGTAAGGGCAAGATTGTAGACCTGTTAACCGAAAAAGTAGCCGCAGTTGTGCGCTTTCAGGGTGGCCACAACGCGGGTCATACGTTGGTGATTGAAGGCAAGAAAACCGCCTTGCACCTGATCCCGTCCGGCATTTTGCGTCAGGACGTTCAGTGCTTGATTGGTAACGGTGTGGTGCTCTCGCCGGAAGCGCTGTTGAAAGAAGTGCGGGAGCTGGAAAGCAACGGCGTTGCGGTTCGCGACCGTCTCAAAATCAGCCTGGCCTGCCCATTGATCCTGCGTACTCACGTGCGCATCGATGTGGCCCGTGAACACGCTCGTGGAAACGATAAAATCGGCACCACCGGCCGTGGCATCGGCCCCGCTTACGAAGACAAAGTGTCACGCCGAGGCCTGCGGGTGGGCGATTTGTGCAATATGGCTAATTTTGAAGTCAAGCTGCGCGAAATCATGAGCTACCACAATTTTGTACTGACCGAGTACTTCAAAGAAGAAGCCGAAGACGTAGATGCGGCTTTGGCCGAGTTGCGCCAGATGGGTGAAGAGATTCTGCCGATGGCTGCGGACGTCACCGATTTGCTGCACGATTACCGCAAACGTGGCGAACATATTATGTTCGAAGGCGCTCAGGGGTCTTTGCTGGACATCGATTTGGGCACCTATCCGTACGTGACCTCCTCCAATACTACGGCTGGCGGTACCGCGACAGGGTCTGGTTTCGGTCCGTTGTTTCTTGATTATGTGCTGGGAATCACTAAGGCCTACACCACTCGCGTTGGCGCTGGTCCGTTCCCCACCGAGCTGTTTGATGAAATGGGTAAGTACCTGTCGGTGAAAGGTAATGAAGTAGGCACAACCACCGGCCGTGCACGTCGCTGTGGCTGGTTTGACGCGGTTGCTTTGCGTCACGCTATTCAGATTAACAGTGTCTCGGGTATTTGCCTGACCAAGCTCGATGTTCTGGACGGCATGGACGTGGTTAAGGTGTGCATAGGCTACAAAACGCCGAATGGTGAAATTACCCGCCCGCCCATTGGCTGCGACACTTATAAAGACATTGAGCCGATTTATGTGGATCTGCCGGGATGGCATGAAAGCACGGTAGGGCTGACCCGTCTCGACCAGCTTCCCGAAAATGCTAGAGCCTATATTCGCTTCTTGGAAGAACAGATTGAAGCGCCGATTGACATCATTTCTACTGGCCCTGACCGGGTTGAAACGATTGTTCTGCGTCATCCGTTTGGTGAGTAA
- a CDS encoding ATP phosphoribosyltransferase regulatory subunit: MTVSDRWLLPDGVEDILPPLAGQIESLRRNIMDVCQHWGYQLVIPPLIEYLESLFTGTGHDLELQTFKLTDQLTGRMMGVRADMTPQAARIDAHTLAEEGITRLCYVGHVLHTRPRHMLTGRTPIQAGCELFGSSSESADMEIISLALEALSVAGLPAIHMDLAHVAIYQHLIADAGFDRETEAAVFDAMGRKSLPELNILLGDEAANSAGGRLRRLAAVSGGRKALDQARDIVQGASVELDAALDQLGRVADTLSQQFPGIRLGFDFCELRGYNYHTGLVFAAYVPGHGDAVAKGGRYDAIGSDFGRSRPATGFSLDIRALVALGSSTVPTQGAIWAPVNPDPTLAVAIAELRRSDTVIRALPEDHNCDPGARGCDRQLVKYQGQWIVEKLG; the protein is encoded by the coding sequence ATGACAGTATCTGATCGCTGGCTGTTGCCAGACGGTGTCGAGGATATTCTGCCGCCCCTGGCGGGTCAGATTGAATCCTTGCGCCGCAACATTATGGACGTATGTCAGCATTGGGGTTACCAACTGGTGATTCCTCCGCTGATAGAGTACCTGGAGTCACTGTTTACCGGCACAGGGCATGATCTGGAGTTACAAACGTTCAAGTTGACGGACCAACTGACGGGCCGAATGATGGGTGTGCGTGCCGATATGACGCCTCAGGCTGCGCGCATTGACGCCCATACTCTGGCGGAGGAGGGTATTACCCGGCTGTGTTACGTCGGGCACGTGTTACACACCCGTCCCCGGCACATGTTGACAGGCCGTACACCTATCCAGGCCGGCTGCGAATTGTTTGGCAGCAGCTCTGAAAGCGCCGACATGGAAATTATCAGTCTGGCGCTGGAAGCGTTGAGTGTTGCCGGTCTGCCGGCAATCCACATGGACCTGGCCCACGTGGCCATCTATCAGCACCTGATCGCCGATGCCGGTTTTGACCGCGAGACCGAAGCTGCAGTGTTTGACGCCATGGGCCGTAAGTCCCTGCCCGAACTAAACATTTTGTTGGGTGACGAAGCAGCTAACAGCGCTGGTGGACGCTTGCGCCGGCTGGCCGCCGTCAGCGGCGGTCGTAAGGCGCTGGATCAGGCCCGTGATATTGTTCAGGGTGCTTCAGTCGAGCTCGACGCGGCGCTGGATCAACTGGGTCGGGTGGCTGATACTCTTAGCCAACAGTTTCCGGGCATTCGCCTGGGCTTCGACTTCTGTGAATTACGTGGTTACAACTACCACACCGGCCTTGTGTTTGCGGCTTATGTGCCCGGCCATGGCGACGCAGTTGCCAAAGGCGGCCGTTACGATGCCATTGGCAGTGACTTTGGCCGTTCACGGCCGGCAACCGGTTTCAGCCTGGACATTCGCGCGCTGGTGGCTCTGGGCAGCAGCACGGTGCCTACGCAAGGCGCAATCTGGGCTCCGGTGAACCCTGATCCCACACTGGCCGTGGCCATTGCGGAATTACGACGCAGCGATACGGTTATCCGCGCACTGCCGGAAGACCACAACTGCGACCCTGGCGCTCGCGGCTGCGACCGCCAGCTGGTGAAGTATCAAGGCCAGTGGATTGTTGAAAAACTCGGCTGA
- the hflC gene encoding protease modulator HflC, with protein MGPKSIVGLAGALIAVLLVLSSVFIIPETHRGVKLRFGELVQTDIQAGIHFKVPVIDQVREFDIRILTMDLPTRQYLTVEKKPLDVDSYIAWKIRDVDQFYRATGGDEFRAQSLLLSRVDNGLRDEFGVRTMVEVVSGERDELMMNLIDLVNQTSVSEFGIEVRDIRVKGIEFPGQVSENVFRRMATERMKLAQEFRSRGRELGEGIRADADRQRTVVLAEAFARSETTRGEGDGQAARTYADAYGSNPDFFSFYRSLEAYRNTFANKDDLLVIDANSDFLKFLRDPQGAN; from the coding sequence ATGGGACCTAAAAGTATTGTTGGTCTTGCAGGCGCCCTGATTGCTGTCCTGCTGGTATTGTCGAGCGTGTTTATTATTCCGGAGACTCACCGCGGCGTAAAACTACGTTTTGGTGAGCTGGTGCAGACCGATATTCAGGCTGGCATTCACTTTAAAGTGCCTGTGATTGACCAAGTGCGTGAGTTCGACATCCGTATTTTGACCATGGACCTGCCAACGCGGCAGTACCTGACGGTTGAAAAGAAACCGCTGGATGTAGATTCTTACATCGCCTGGAAGATTCGTGACGTCGACCAGTTCTATCGTGCCACCGGTGGCGACGAATTTCGTGCTCAGTCGCTGCTGTTGTCACGGGTGGACAACGGCCTGCGCGACGAGTTCGGTGTTCGCACCATGGTGGAGGTGGTTTCTGGTGAGCGCGATGAGCTGATGATGAACCTGATTGACCTGGTCAACCAAACCTCCGTTAGCGAGTTTGGCATCGAAGTGCGGGACATACGGGTGAAAGGTATAGAATTTCCTGGCCAAGTTAGTGAGAACGTTTTCCGCCGTATGGCGACAGAACGGATGAAACTGGCGCAGGAATTTCGTTCCCGCGGTCGTGAATTGGGAGAAGGCATTCGTGCTGACGCCGACCGCCAGCGCACCGTCGTTCTGGCAGAGGCGTTCGCTCGTTCAGAAACGACTCGGGGTGAAGGTGACGGACAAGCGGCAAGAACTTATGCCGACGCCTACGGCTCGAACCCAGACTTCTTCAGTTTCTATCGAAGCCTAGAAGCTTACCGTAATACCTTTGCGAACAAGGACGACCTGCTGGTGATCGACGCCAACAGCGATTTCCTTAAGTTCCTTAGGGACCCCCAGGGCGCTAATTAA
- the hflK gene encoding FtsH protease activity modulator HflK — MAWNEPGGNRNDNDPWGNGGRGGKDQGPPDLDEALKRGLDKLSSLLGGKGKGSNSGGGGNMGIGGKSGGVGAGLALAGILVVGYVIFQSFYTVDEQERAVVLRFGEYDRTETPGLQFKVPLIDDVTKVGVTNVRTAQTSGQMLTQDENLVTVELQVQYRVGDAKSYVLNVRDSNQALAFATDSALRHEVGSATLDEVLTEGRAQLGVMVEQRLQKFLVDYGTGLEIVRVNVESTQPPPAVQDAFREVQRAREDEQRVKEEAETYRNKVVPEARGEAQRMIEEANAYKAQVTERANGETARFLELLAVYQLSPVVTRERMYLQTMETVLSNSSKVLIDTESSGNMMLLPLDRLTQGAAASLRGNSDSASRADIQDVTNQVIQEMNTRQDTNARRSR, encoded by the coding sequence ATGGCCTGGAATGAACCGGGTGGAAACCGCAACGATAACGACCCTTGGGGCAACGGTGGTCGTGGCGGCAAAGATCAGGGACCACCAGATCTCGACGAAGCGCTGAAAAGAGGCCTTGATAAGCTCAGCAGCCTTCTGGGTGGTAAAGGCAAAGGCAGCAACTCCGGCGGCGGCGGCAACATGGGCATCGGCGGCAAGTCCGGTGGCGTTGGTGCCGGTCTGGCATTGGCGGGCATACTTGTGGTCGGCTATGTTATCTTTCAGTCGTTCTACACGGTTGACGAGCAGGAACGTGCCGTAGTTCTGCGTTTCGGTGAGTATGATCGTACCGAAACCCCGGGCTTGCAATTTAAAGTGCCGCTCATTGACGACGTCACGAAAGTCGGCGTAACCAACGTTCGCACCGCCCAGACAAGCGGCCAGATGTTGACTCAAGACGAAAATCTGGTAACCGTCGAATTGCAGGTTCAGTATCGGGTAGGCGATGCTAAATCCTACGTTCTGAACGTGCGTGACTCCAATCAGGCTTTGGCGTTTGCCACCGACAGTGCGCTGCGCCACGAAGTGGGCAGCGCAACGCTGGATGAGGTTCTGACCGAAGGCCGTGCTCAGCTCGGTGTAATGGTTGAACAGCGCCTGCAGAAATTTCTGGTCGATTACGGCACAGGCCTGGAAATTGTACGAGTCAACGTGGAAAGCACTCAGCCTCCACCTGCGGTGCAGGACGCCTTCCGCGAAGTCCAGCGCGCCCGTGAAGACGAACAGCGAGTGAAAGAAGAAGCGGAAACTTACCGAAATAAGGTGGTTCCCGAAGCCCGTGGTGAAGCTCAACGCATGATTGAAGAAGCCAACGCCTACAAAGCGCAGGTAACCGAACGTGCCAACGGTGAAACGGCTCGCTTCCTGGAGCTGCTTGCGGTGTATCAGCTGTCGCCGGTCGTTACCCGCGAGCGGATGTATCTGCAGACCATGGAGACTGTGCTGTCAAACAGCAGCAAAGTGTTGATTGATACTGAAAGCAGCGGCAACATGATGCTGTTGCCTCTGGATCGGTTGACCCAAGGCGCAGCGGCATCACTCAGGGGTAATAGCGACAGCGCTTCTCGGGCAGATATCCAGGATGTCACCAATCAGGTAATCCAGGAAATGAACACTCGTCAAGACACCAACGCCCGAAGGAGCAGATAA
- the hflX gene encoding ribosome rescue GTPase HflX gives MFERPDVGERAVLVNIDFTAHDGNEDPGEFRELVISAGVEPVGTVTGSRKQPSPRFFVGDGKLEEIRDAVAAAEADVVLFNHSLSPSQERNIERELQCRVLDRTGVILDIFAQRARTHEGKLQVELAQLQHMSTRLVRGWTHLERQKGGIGLRGPGETQLETDRRLLRERIKSINKRLEKVRRQRDQGRRARVRADLPTVSLVGYTNAGKSTLFNRITSSDVYTADQLFATLDPTMRRLELPDIGAVILADTVGFIRHLPHKLVESFRATLEETNEAALLLHVIDCHDERRDDNIAQVEDVLAEIGADDVPVLQVFNKTDLLDEFVPRVDRNQEGVPVRAWVSAVTGDGLQGLFDAVVERLAQDVVHHFVVLGPADGKFRALLHEAGSVLSESSRETGETILEVRLQNRDWHQLLSRAGVREDELVFRAGCE, from the coding sequence TTGTTTGAGCGTCCTGACGTTGGTGAGCGTGCGGTTCTGGTCAATATTGATTTTACCGCGCACGATGGTAACGAAGACCCAGGCGAATTCCGCGAGCTGGTCATTTCTGCTGGTGTAGAACCGGTGGGTACAGTCACTGGATCGCGCAAGCAGCCGAGCCCGCGCTTTTTTGTGGGTGATGGCAAGCTTGAGGAAATTCGCGATGCGGTAGCCGCCGCAGAAGCCGACGTGGTGCTTTTCAATCATTCCCTAAGCCCAAGTCAAGAGCGTAATATCGAGCGCGAACTGCAGTGCAGGGTTTTAGATCGCACTGGCGTTATTCTGGACATTTTTGCCCAGCGCGCCCGCACCCACGAAGGCAAGCTGCAGGTAGAGCTTGCACAGCTTCAGCACATGTCAACGCGTCTGGTGCGGGGTTGGACTCACCTGGAACGTCAAAAAGGCGGTATTGGCCTGCGTGGCCCCGGCGAGACCCAGCTTGAAACCGATCGCCGGTTGCTGCGCGAGCGTATCAAGTCGATTAACAAGCGCCTTGAAAAAGTACGCAGACAGCGCGATCAAGGGCGTCGGGCGCGGGTGAGGGCAGATTTGCCCACGGTGTCGCTGGTTGGTTATACCAACGCTGGAAAGTCTACACTATTCAATCGAATCACCAGTTCCGACGTATATACTGCTGACCAGTTATTTGCGACGCTCGACCCAACTATGCGGCGCCTGGAACTACCGGATATCGGTGCGGTCATTCTGGCGGATACTGTGGGCTTCATCCGTCACTTGCCACACAAACTGGTGGAATCGTTTCGCGCCACATTGGAAGAAACGAACGAAGCCGCGCTGCTGTTGCATGTGATTGATTGTCACGACGAACGTCGCGATGACAATATAGCTCAGGTAGAAGATGTTCTGGCGGAAATCGGAGCTGACGACGTGCCGGTCCTGCAAGTGTTTAACAAAACGGATCTGCTAGACGAGTTTGTTCCGCGAGTGGATCGCAATCAAGAAGGCGTGCCGGTGAGGGCCTGGGTATCGGCCGTTACCGGGGACGGTTTACAGGGGCTTTTTGATGCCGTTGTAGAGCGCCTGGCGCAAGACGTTGTGCATCATTTTGTTGTGCTGGGACCGGCCGATGGCAAGTTCCGTGCGCTGCTTCATGAAGCGGGTTCGGTATTGAGCGAGTCCAGCCGGGAAACCGGTGAAACCATACTGGAAGTGCGATTGCAAAACCGCGACTGGCATCAGCTACTGAGCCGGGCGGGAGTGCGGGAGGATGAACTGGTGTTTCGGGCAGGCTGCGAGTGA
- the hfq gene encoding RNA chaperone Hfq, whose translation MSKGHSLQDPYLNALRKERIPVSIFLVNGIKLQGQIESFDQFVILLKNTVSQMVYKHAISTVVPARNVRIPPQNPAGEGEDEGESED comes from the coding sequence ATGTCAAAAGGGCATTCTTTACAAGACCCTTACCTGAATGCACTGCGAAAAGAGCGCATTCCCGTTTCTATTTTTTTGGTCAATGGCATCAAATTGCAGGGCCAGATCGAATCTTTTGACCAATTTGTTATTTTGCTGAAAAATACCGTCAGTCAGATGGTCTATAAGCATGCTATATCTACCGTTGTGCCGGCAAGAAATGTTCGCATTCCGCCGCAGAACCCCGCAGGCGAGGGCGAGGACGAGGGCGAGTCTGAAGACTGA
- the miaA gene encoding tRNA (adenosine(37)-N6)-dimethylallyltransferase MiaA, which produces MNAVGFADQSAAAALPPVIFIMGPTASGKTDLALQLCQHLPCDIISVDSAMIYRGMDIGTAKPSAAELALAPHRLIDICDAADTYSAADFRRDALIEMAEITAVGRIPLLVGGTMMYFKALLHGMSDLPSANPQVREQLVQQAQVQGWEALHRELAAADPVAARLIHPNNRQRLIRALEVQRLTGQPISSFWQAPPAATANVADASAADNENYTYFTGWQADAGSSLPYTITQLVVAPQQRQILHDRINQRFLAMLDAGLLSEVEGLMARGDLDPSMPSMRCVGYRQAWEHLSGQCDHTAFVDKGVAATRQLAKRQLTWLRKWPDAFWLSSDNKDIVADALKKAGLNTTFNT; this is translated from the coding sequence ATGAACGCTGTCGGTTTTGCCGATCAATCCGCGGCTGCAGCACTGCCGCCTGTTATTTTTATTATGGGCCCGACCGCCTCGGGTAAAACGGACCTGGCTCTTCAGCTCTGTCAGCACTTACCCTGCGATATTATCAGCGTGGATTCGGCGATGATTTATCGCGGTATGGATATTGGTACGGCCAAGCCCAGCGCTGCCGAGCTGGCGCTGGCGCCTCACCGTCTGATTGATATCTGTGACGCCGCTGATACCTATTCTGCGGCTGATTTCCGCCGCGATGCGCTGATCGAAATGGCTGAGATCACGGCAGTGGGTCGTATTCCGTTGTTAGTGGGTGGCACCATGATGTATTTCAAAGCGTTGCTTCATGGCATGTCTGATCTGCCGTCGGCGAATCCGCAAGTGCGTGAGCAGCTGGTGCAACAGGCTCAAGTGCAGGGTTGGGAGGCGCTGCACCGGGAGTTAGCGGCGGCGGACCCGGTTGCGGCTCGCCTTATTCACCCTAATAACCGCCAGCGGCTGATCCGCGCGTTGGAAGTACAACGCTTGACCGGGCAGCCGATTTCGTCATTTTGGCAAGCACCGCCAGCAGCAACTGCGAACGTCGCGGATGCTAGCGCTGCTGATAACGAGAATTACACTTATTTCACCGGTTGGCAGGCAGACGCAGGCTCTAGCCTTCCGTATACTATAACTCAGTTGGTTGTCGCGCCGCAGCAGCGCCAGATACTGCACGATCGTATTAATCAGCGTTTTCTGGCTATGCTGGATGCAGGTCTCTTGAGTGAAGTTGAAGGTTTGATGGCTCGCGGTGATCTTGATCCCTCTATGCCATCCATGCGCTGTGTCGGTTACCGCCAGGCATGGGAGCACTTGTCCGGCCAGTGCGACCACACAGCCTTTGTGGACAAAGGCGTTGCCGCCACCCGTCAATTGGCCAAGCGACAGCTAACCTGGCTGCGAAAATGGCCAGATGCGTTCTGGCTGAGCAGTGATAACAAAGATATCGTTGCGGATGCCTTGAAAAAAGCCGGTCTTAACACCACATTTAATACTTGA